A stretch of the Xanthocytophaga agilis genome encodes the following:
- a CDS encoding glycosyltransferase, with the protein MSSYHCEPDRGSEFETGWQELLQLAAKCSDLIVVTRPFNREKAEKVFREKGISNTTFLFFDLPVAVNGFKKTSVGKQVVPYIWELILFFFLLKRYSRNQFQHAHRASVGSYRFPSLLWYFSPYFTWGPIASGEIVPIRFLSVFSWKGRVQEVLRLVLQHTSFVDPFVLSGLYKAQKIGVATTATRNILPPFVRKKAYLQPDYYVVNKNDFQVDFSAYKAKEEGVLKLLFVGRLLEWKGIMFILKALRQLEGKINYEFTIIGEGPDRAVFQQYAEKYKLKVSFLGAKPRRDLSSYYASHDLFVSLDMHGRGSFTMVEAKMHNLPVLALDITDPDKLTGEELMIIITTKQQSVKAIINQIAQVLLDKYTEQNPVPLCL; encoded by the coding sequence ATGTCATCCTACCACTGCGAGCCAGACCGGGGTAGTGAGTTTGAAACAGGCTGGCAAGAGCTGTTACAATTAGCGGCAAAATGTTCTGATCTTATTGTTGTAACCCGTCCTTTCAACCGGGAAAAAGCGGAGAAGGTGTTCAGGGAAAAAGGAATCAGCAATACTACGTTTCTTTTTTTTGATTTGCCGGTAGCCGTTAACGGATTCAAGAAAACGTCAGTAGGTAAGCAGGTAGTCCCTTATATCTGGGAGCTTATTTTGTTTTTCTTTTTACTCAAAAGGTACTCCCGAAACCAGTTTCAGCATGCACATCGGGCGAGTGTAGGCTCGTATAGGTTTCCTTCCCTGTTATGGTACTTTTCGCCATACTTTACCTGGGGACCTATTGCCAGTGGCGAAATCGTTCCCATTCGCTTTTTATCTGTATTCAGTTGGAAAGGACGTGTACAAGAGGTGCTGAGGTTGGTTCTCCAGCATACATCCTTTGTTGATCCGTTTGTATTAAGCGGATTATACAAGGCACAGAAAATAGGAGTTGCCACAACCGCTACCCGAAATATTCTGCCACCTTTTGTGAGAAAGAAAGCATACCTGCAACCTGACTATTATGTAGTCAATAAAAATGATTTTCAGGTTGACTTTTCTGCTTATAAAGCAAAAGAAGAAGGAGTGCTTAAGTTACTATTTGTAGGTCGGTTGCTGGAATGGAAAGGTATTATGTTTATTCTGAAAGCGCTAAGACAACTGGAAGGAAAGATAAATTATGAGTTCACCATTATAGGAGAAGGCCCTGATAGGGCTGTATTTCAACAGTATGCAGAAAAATACAAATTAAAAGTGTCGTTTTTAGGGGCTAAGCCACGACGTGATCTATCCTCTTATTATGCCTCACATGATTTGTTTGTGAGCTTGGATATGCATGGAAGAGGAAGCTTTACGATGGTAGAGGCCAAAATGCATAATCTGCCTGTTCTGGCTCTGGATATTACAGATCCGGATAAACTGACAGGGGAAGAACTGATGATTATTATAACAACCAAACAACAGTCTGTAAAGGCTATTATTAATCAGATTGCACAGGTTCTTCTAGATAAATATACTGAACAGAATCCGGTGCCTTTGTGTCTGTAA
- a CDS encoding glycosyltransferase family 4 protein, which produces MQMNEKPVKILVVGQTPPPYMGQAMMIKRLVDAEFDRIKIYHVRMSFSDSFKSVGNFRFKKIFHLFEVIWKVLKLRFSKNVNTLYYPPAGPNRTPIIRDIILLGITRVFFKKVIYHFRAAGISDYLEQQPGLFKKLARWAYGSPDASIQLSALNPADGKYFNSDRVYIIHNGLEDAATPYLPLVRAQKEQTNILFVGVLREDKGVTVLIEAARLLKNIIHNFSISLVGEFVSNEYENDVRAKVQEYNLQDHVQFLGTKTGDEKWQEFVKADIFCFPSYFESESFGNVLVEAMMFELPVVSTLWRGIPDIVVEGDTGFLVQVQQPQLIAEKLLLLMSDPALQKSMGKKGRERYLQSFSLQKHLKAMEETIETVVGYKRQFQKEKSVKPILESVKPVVGKELVSGTSKAKSA; this is translated from the coding sequence ATGCAAATGAACGAAAAACCTGTGAAAATTTTAGTGGTAGGGCAGACCCCTCCACCGTATATGGGACAAGCCATGATGATTAAGCGGTTGGTAGATGCAGAGTTTGACAGAATCAAAATTTATCATGTGCGCATGTCTTTCTCGGATTCGTTTAAATCCGTAGGTAACTTCAGATTCAAGAAGATATTTCACTTGTTTGAAGTGATTTGGAAGGTATTGAAACTACGCTTTAGTAAGAATGTAAATACATTGTATTATCCTCCGGCAGGTCCTAACCGGACACCTATTATACGGGATATTATTTTACTGGGTATTACCCGTGTGTTTTTCAAGAAGGTTATCTATCACTTTCGGGCTGCGGGTATTTCTGATTATTTAGAGCAGCAGCCCGGACTCTTTAAAAAGCTTGCAAGGTGGGCTTATGGTTCTCCGGATGCATCTATTCAGCTCTCGGCATTAAATCCGGCTGATGGAAAGTACTTTAACTCTGATCGGGTATATATCATCCACAATGGCCTGGAAGATGCTGCCACTCCATACCTGCCTCTGGTACGAGCACAAAAGGAGCAGACTAACATCCTGTTTGTGGGAGTTTTGCGTGAAGACAAAGGCGTAACCGTGCTGATTGAAGCGGCCCGATTGCTGAAAAACATAATCCATAACTTCAGTATTTCATTGGTTGGCGAGTTTGTATCCAATGAGTATGAGAACGATGTAAGGGCAAAAGTTCAGGAATATAATCTGCAGGATCATGTGCAGTTTTTGGGTACAAAGACGGGTGATGAAAAGTGGCAGGAGTTTGTGAAGGCGGATATATTCTGTTTTCCTTCCTATTTCGAATCGGAATCTTTCGGAAATGTACTGGTAGAAGCCATGATGTTTGAGTTACCGGTTGTGTCTACTCTCTGGAGAGGTATACCGGATATTGTAGTGGAAGGAGACACAGGCTTTCTGGTGCAGGTTCAACAGCCTCAATTAATTGCAGAGAAACTACTGTTGTTGATGTCAGATCCTGCATTACAAAAAAGCATGGGTAAAAAAGGACGTGAACGCTATCTGCAATCTTTCTCTCTACAAAAACACCTGAAAGCTATGGAAGAAACCATCGAGACTGTAGTAGGGTACAAACGCCAGTTTCAGAAAGAGAAGTCAGTCAAACCAATACTGGAATCGGTTAAACCCGTTGTTGGAAAAGAACTCGTATCCGGAACCAGCAAAGCTAAATCCGCTTAA